The Montipora capricornis isolate CH-2021 chromosome 3, ASM3666992v2, whole genome shotgun sequence genome window below encodes:
- the LOC138041909 gene encoding uncharacterized protein, with the protein MGNRQTSHQEIEQRSPRYESLSKLFEELAEANDGESSLKKGTFQTFFGSKVDDFDELLFSHIAIAGGINRNTDQLTRDVFIDGFENFLDKGKTADGKLELYFTVFSDGESTMSFTDLVEMFQISKSLALIVNTSDSEDANAEMQTIADVWARSIMGDDSKNVDSTKFCRWAKQNCPRVFDGIHCWIIKKFLDKGYLPGISPKGFHHIPWIDEHATLSYTSLNTETLWILSTILPTCFLGSVPHTYHSPEQQSKDIDDAKPMERHREWELLYDSEQHGQSLNRFKHHSLAYRGPTVTLLRVGKEELLVVAVDVEWRESSSSWGNSDCRIIQIRPKFQVLRAGPNLIFFNERARGLPSGIVLGQTSRPCVTLDTSMTSAKLHYQANLSPQTVEKIEVWGCGGRGMKEKQRTQQQWERKQAEKLQKVQRPGRWDENPDKAILEMAGVTTNHSQR; encoded by the exons ACATTCTTTGGATCCAAAGTGGATGATTTTGATGAGCTACTCTTTTCGCATATTGCAATTGCTGGAGGAATTAACAGAAATACTGATCAACTGACAAGGGATGTGTTTATAGATGGATTTGAAAATTTCTTAGACAAAG GAAAAACTGCTGATGGAAAGCTAGAGCTGTATTTTACAGTTTTCAGTGATGGTGAATCAACCATGTCCTTTACAG ACTTGGTGGAGATGTTCCAGATCTCAAAGTCTTTAGCCTTGATTGTCAACACAAGTGATTCTGAAGATGCGAATGCTGAAATGCAGACAATAGCAGATGTATGGGCAAGGTCTATT ATGGGTGATGACAGCAAAAACGTAGATTCCACCAAATTTTGTCGCTGGGCAAAGCAAAATTGCCCAAGAGTGTTTGATGGTATCCATTGCTGGATAATAAAGAAATTTTTGGACAAAGGATATTTGCCTGGAATTTCACCCAAG GGATTCCACCATATCCCGTGGATTGATGAGCATGCAACCCTAAGTTACACCTCACTAAATACAGAGACACTTTGGATCCTGTCAACAATTCTGCCAACTTGCTTCCTTGGCAGTGTACCTCATACATACCATTCACCTGAACAGCAGTCGAAAGACATAGATGATGCGAAACCCATGGAAAGA CACAGAGAGTGGGAGCTATTGTACGACAGTGAACAGCATGGACAGAGTTTAAACAG ATTTAAGCATCACTCATTGGCATATCGAGGACCAACTGTTACGCTATTGAGGGTTGGAAAAGAGGAATTGCTGGTTGTGGCTGTTGATGTAGAGTGGAG GGAATCGTCTTCGAGCTGGGGTAATTCAGACTGTAGAATCATTCAAATAAGACCAAAGTTTCAGGTGTTGAGAG CTGGTCCAAACTTGATCTTTTTCAACGAGAGAGCCCGAGGCTTACCATCAGGTATTGTGTTGGGGCAGACATCAAGGCCATGTGTCACCCTGGATACCAGTATGACATCAGCTAAACTTCATTATCAAGCTAATTTGTCGCCACAGACCGTTGAGAAAATCGAG GTTTGGGGATGTGGAGGAAGAGGAAtgaaggaaaaacaaagaacTCAACAACAGTGGGAACGAAAACAAGCAGAAAAGCTTCAAAAG GTTCAACGCCCAGGAAGATGGGACGAGAATCCTGACAAAGCAATTCTTGAAATGGCTGGTGTCACCACAAACCACAGTCAACGATAA
- the LOC138041910 gene encoding lysM and putative peptidoglycan-binding domain-containing protein 2-like, producing MAEGERQSILSSDRARNGQTVKSNPLLSSARTLQVSEKSSLSQSFDAPKCYGTTRNQLQPQCEVKLIGHVLQATDTLQGLAIKYGVTVEQLRRTNKIWTNDNIHLLKILKVPVKKDSEHYLSTFDVSDDESNADDSGIYVDRTFSNIVTRKGAEWSSSVFDGIKDESKETDNSLKKSRNFQTTLGFLQQLDARIKDSKQESEKLRTVSGPKVIADVEKSTSNCEAEDDLFRPLKTESHRRQRGQILASKRVTTKVKSNLQDSEEQFFEL from the exons aTGGCCGAAGGAGAACGACAGAGTATCTTAAGTTCGGACCGGGCAAGAAATGGTCAGACCGTCAAATCAAATCCATTATTAAGCTCAGCTAGAACGCTTCAAGTGTCAGAGAAGAGTTCCTTATCTCAAAGCTTCGACGCACCAAAATGTTATGGAACAACCCGTAATCAATTACAACCACAATGCGAGGTGAAGCTTATTGGCCATGTTCTTCAAGCAACCGATACTCTGCAGGGATTAGCGATAAAATATGGAGTGACG GTGGAACAGCTAAGAAGAACAAACAAGATATGGACGAATGACAACATACATTTACTAAAGATATTAAAAGTTCCTGTTAAGAAAGATTCTGAACACTACTTATCCACATTTGACGTTTCTGATGATGAATCGAACGCAGATGACAGTGGTATTTATGTGGACAGAACTTTTAGCAATATTGTAACAAGAAAAGGAGCAGAGTGGAGTTCTTCTGTTTTTGATGGAATAAAAGATGAATCCAAAGAAACAGACAACAGTTTAAAAAAGAGTCGGAATTTTCAAACCACCCTAGGTTTCCTTCAACAGCTTGATGCACGGATAAAAGATTCCAAGCAAGAATCTGAAAAACTAAG AACTGTTTCTGGCCCAAAAGTTATAGCAGATGTTGAAAAGTCAACAAGCAATTGTGAAGCAGAAGATGATTTGTTCCGACCTCTTAAAACTGAATCTCACCGCAGGCAAAGGGGGCAGATTCTCGCTTCCAAGAGGGTCACAACCAAGGTCAAATCCAACCTCCAGGACTCAGAAGAGCAGTTCTTTGAGCTCTAA